The following coding sequences lie in one Enterococcus sp. 9E7_DIV0242 genomic window:
- the mvk gene encoding mevalonate kinase, whose translation MKEKHLGTGTATGKIILMGEHAVVYGEPAIAFPFHAAAVTTTVESAENMWLDCTYFSGPLSESPKQLHNIKESIVETLAFLSKNDSLAITIASTIPPERGMGSSAAVAVSVIRSIFDYYNYVATDKELAILVNNAEKIAHGNPSGIDAAATSGQQALFFVKGQELQPFPMDLKDAWLIVADTGIKGQTREAVKDVAHLFEIDKVTISKKITTLGNLVQNSKQAILTNDVQQLGDAMDQAQQLLTELTVSHPMIQQLVNAAKANGALGAKLTGGGRGGCVIALASSQHSAEKIATAFRHTGAVNTWIQSLEAQK comes from the coding sequence ATGAAAGAAAAACATTTAGGGACCGGCACTGCTACAGGGAAAATTATCCTGATGGGCGAACATGCCGTGGTTTATGGAGAACCCGCAATTGCCTTTCCCTTTCATGCTGCTGCGGTGACAACGACCGTTGAATCAGCCGAAAACATGTGGCTGGATTGTACTTATTTCTCAGGTCCTCTATCAGAGTCACCTAAACAGCTTCATAATATAAAAGAAAGTATCGTTGAGACATTAGCATTTCTATCTAAGAACGACTCCCTCGCCATCACCATTGCCAGTACGATTCCTCCCGAAAGAGGCATGGGATCAAGCGCAGCAGTTGCCGTTTCAGTAATTCGCAGCATCTTTGATTACTATAATTATGTAGCAACAGATAAAGAGTTAGCGATTTTAGTGAATAACGCAGAAAAAATTGCTCATGGAAATCCTAGTGGCATTGATGCTGCAGCGACAAGTGGACAACAGGCGCTCTTCTTTGTGAAGGGGCAAGAATTACAGCCATTTCCAATGGATTTGAAAGATGCTTGGTTAATTGTGGCAGACACAGGAATCAAAGGTCAGACACGAGAGGCTGTCAAAGATGTTGCCCACTTATTTGAAATAGACAAAGTGACTATCAGCAAAAAAATCACCACTTTAGGAAATCTGGTACAAAACAGCAAGCAGGCAATTTTGACAAATGATGTACAACAGCTTGGGGATGCGATGGATCAGGCTCAACAGCTTCTTACTGAACTAACCGTTAGTCATCCGATGATCCAACAACTGGTAAACGCGGCCAAAGCAAACGGTGCTCTTGGAGCTAAGCTGACAGGTGGTGGACGTGGCGGTTGTGTCATCGCTTTGGCTAGCTCGCAACATTCTGCAGAAAAAATTGCCACTGCATTTCGACACACAGGTGCAGTGAATACTTGGATTCAATCATTGGAGGCACAAAAATGA
- a CDS encoding DUF3899 domain-containing protein has protein sequence MKKLKWPLATFIISSFGIFIYLFLIKKSVTVQSISDTFFIVSLFFLIIGIALWIMSSGFFDNFQYFMKKAFQRRKKNEPKEFIPFSEIGNAHRLYWLETGGLLLIPAIVSLLFYFF, from the coding sequence ATGAAAAAATTAAAATGGCCATTGGCCACATTTATAATCTCCAGTTTTGGCATTTTTATCTATTTATTTCTAATAAAAAAATCAGTTACTGTCCAATCCATATCTGATACGTTCTTTATCGTTTCACTTTTCTTTCTCATCATCGGAATTGCACTGTGGATTATGTCCTCAGGATTCTTTGATAATTTCCAATACTTTATGAAAAAAGCTTTTCAGCGGAGAAAGAAAAATGAACCGAAAGAATTTATACCATTTTCAGAAATCGGCAACGCCCACCGGCTTTACTGGCTTGAAACAGGGGGACTTTTGCTGATTCCAGCTATCGTTTCCTTACTATTTTACTTTTTCTAA
- a CDS encoding ABC transporter ATP-binding protein: MDLEKRKLLLDVKGLKQYFNTGRPDEVKAVDDVSFHIYEGETFGLVGESGSGKSTTGRSVIRLYNPTDGEIIFDGENIANIRSKEKMQAFRREVQMIFQDPYASLNPRMKVNDIIAEGIDINKLAKNDAERTARVEELLKVVGLDPSHASRYPHEFSGGQRQRIGIARALAVDPKFIICDEPISALDVSIQAQVVNLLQDLQKEAGLTYLFIAHDLSMVKHISDRIGVMHSGKLLEMGSSDDIYNYGVHPYTESLLSAIPLPDPDYERTRKRIVYKPQPQDGKERQLREVAPEHYVYCAEDEIDMYSQKIADKKAKALH; the protein is encoded by the coding sequence GTGGATTTAGAAAAACGTAAGTTACTTTTAGATGTTAAAGGCTTGAAGCAGTATTTTAATACTGGTCGTCCTGATGAAGTAAAAGCAGTAGACGATGTCAGTTTTCATATCTATGAAGGCGAAACATTTGGATTAGTTGGCGAATCCGGTAGTGGTAAATCAACTACAGGCCGAAGCGTTATTCGTTTATACAATCCGACAGATGGAGAAATCATCTTTGATGGCGAGAATATTGCAAATATCCGTTCAAAGGAAAAAATGCAGGCATTCCGTCGTGAAGTACAGATGATTTTCCAAGATCCTTATGCTTCACTGAATCCTAGAATGAAAGTAAATGATATCATCGCTGAGGGGATTGATATCAATAAATTAGCAAAAAATGATGCAGAACGTACAGCTAGAGTCGAAGAGTTACTGAAAGTTGTTGGGCTTGATCCAAGCCACGCATCACGTTATCCACATGAGTTTTCAGGTGGTCAGCGTCAGCGTATCGGTATTGCTCGTGCATTAGCAGTTGATCCGAAGTTCATCATTTGTGATGAGCCGATCTCTGCCTTAGACGTTTCGATTCAGGCACAGGTAGTTAACTTGCTTCAAGATCTTCAAAAAGAAGCTGGATTGACTTACTTGTTTATCGCCCATGATTTATCCATGGTAAAACATATCAGTGACCGTATCGGTGTTATGCACAGTGGGAAACTGTTGGAAATGGGTTCAAGTGATGATATCTACAACTATGGTGTTCATCCGTATACTGAGAGCTTGCTTTCAGCTATCCCATTACCAGATCCAGACTATGAACGTACACGTAAACGGATTGTTTACAAGCCTCAGCCGCAAGACGGCAAAGAGCGTCAGCTGCGTGAAGTAGCACCGGAACACTATGTTTATTGTGCAGAAGATGAAATCGATATGTACAGTCAAAAAATTGCCGATAAAAAGGCAAAAGCACTTCATTGA
- a CDS encoding ABC transporter ATP-binding protein: MTMEKVLEVKDLHISFDTFAGKVNAIRGVNFDLHKGETLAIVGESGSGKSVTTRTIMRLLSSNANIHKGEILFKGSDIVKKTEKEMQTIRGKEIAMIFQDPMTSLDPTMPIGKQVAESLIKHNKVSKSEGLSQALELLKLVGIPNAEKRLKNYPHQFSGGQRQRIVIAIALICYPEVLIADEPTTALDVTIQAQILELLKDLQQKISTSIIFITHDLGVVANVADRVAVMYGGRIVEVGTSEEIFYNPQHPYTWGLLGSMPTLEGTEEKLYAIPGSPPDLLDPPKGDAFYPRNEFALKIDAEQQPPYFEVSPTHRAATWLLAPQAPKVTPPAEIERRWAIYRERHNISETGGAN; this comes from the coding sequence ATGACTATGGAAAAAGTATTAGAAGTAAAAGATTTGCATATATCTTTTGATACATTCGCAGGAAAAGTCAATGCCATTCGCGGTGTGAACTTTGATCTTCATAAAGGGGAAACACTGGCAATCGTTGGTGAATCTGGTAGTGGGAAATCTGTAACAACCAGAACAATCATGCGCTTATTGAGCAGTAATGCGAATATTCATAAAGGTGAGATTCTTTTCAAAGGATCTGACATTGTTAAAAAGACAGAAAAAGAAATGCAGACCATTCGTGGAAAAGAGATCGCAATGATCTTCCAGGACCCAATGACATCATTGGACCCAACAATGCCGATCGGCAAACAGGTCGCTGAATCTTTGATTAAGCATAATAAAGTTTCAAAAAGTGAAGGCTTGTCTCAAGCACTTGAACTATTGAAGTTGGTTGGTATTCCAAATGCTGAAAAGCGTTTGAAAAACTATCCTCACCAATTTTCAGGTGGGCAACGTCAGCGTATCGTAATCGCGATTGCATTGATTTGTTACCCGGAAGTTCTGATTGCCGATGAGCCAACAACTGCATTGGATGTAACAATTCAAGCACAGATTCTTGAACTGTTGAAGGACCTACAACAAAAAATCAGCACATCAATCATTTTCATCACCCATGACTTGGGTGTTGTGGCGAATGTTGCTGATCGTGTAGCAGTTATGTACGGTGGACGAATCGTGGAAGTGGGAACTTCTGAGGAAATCTTCTACAACCCGCAGCATCCATATACATGGGGCTTGCTTGGTTCAATGCCAACATTGGAAGGAACAGAAGAGAAGCTATATGCGATCCCAGGATCACCTCCTGATTTATTGGATCCTCCTAAAGGAGATGCGTTCTATCCTAGAAATGAGTTCGCATTGAAAATCGATGCAGAACAACAACCTCCTTATTTTGAGGTATCACCTACGCATAGAGCAGCAACTTGGTTGTTAGCTCCGCAAGCGCCGAAAGTAACTCCTCCGGCGGAAATCGAAAGACGTTGGGCTATTTACAGAGAGCGTCATAATATTTCAGAGACAGGAGGAGCGAACTAG
- a CDS encoding pentapeptide repeat-containing protein — protein sequence MKEKKRITPMLSGNLIAEMPTFEDEATIDAVLLENEGLYEADFHHLFIKESHIKKFQMPASRLSQFECVNVVFEHCDFSNSEWIGSGFHQVEFRQCKLTGCNFAEAYLKDCLFSDCILDYASFSMSTMKVVHFEESSLRQAEFSELDWQHLKMKDCQLTQSQWFNTPLKNLDFSENQFDTIALSPESIRGMIVNAEQALTIAETLGIILK from the coding sequence ATGAAAGAAAAAAAACGAATCACACCAATGCTTTCAGGCAATTTGATTGCTGAAATGCCCACATTTGAAGATGAAGCGACCATTGATGCTGTGCTACTCGAAAATGAGGGGCTGTACGAGGCCGATTTCCATCATCTCTTCATCAAAGAGAGCCACATCAAAAAATTTCAAATGCCAGCTAGTCGGTTGAGTCAATTTGAATGTGTTAATGTTGTTTTTGAACACTGTGATTTTTCCAACTCTGAATGGATTGGTTCCGGCTTTCATCAGGTAGAGTTTCGCCAATGCAAGCTGACTGGTTGTAATTTTGCGGAAGCTTACTTGAAAGACTGCCTTTTCAGTGACTGCATTCTGGATTATGCCTCTTTTTCAATGTCTACAATGAAGGTAGTTCATTTTGAAGAATCCAGTTTGAGACAGGCTGAATTCTCTGAGCTGGATTGGCAGCATTTAAAAATGAAAGATTGCCAACTTACACAGAGTCAGTGGTTTAATACGCCTTTAAAAAATTTGGACTTTTCAGAAAACCAATTTGATACAATTGCTCTTTCGCCTGAATCAATTCGGGGAATGATCGTGAATGCCGAACAAGCGTTGACAATCGCGGAAACATTGGGAATCATTCTCAAGTAG
- a CDS encoding tripartite tricarboxylate transporter permease, protein MDISLLLQMLLAIFGAIVLYTFIGFVPGTDETSVLMPVTLALVLSGVKPIVVLTFFIAAIITLNLMNAIPTALVGLPGGVMSTPMIEHALFLKDKGLAATSIKKMATGSIIGTVVAIPVSLLLANILAPFSESVKAYASLLFVFGAVFLALIGKNKLFALLSIIPLALLFQGLRYLYWGIGAVPQEKNVTTSFFLGITIGPLIVSLLGLLNKQKRDQLPRHDKKKITIKKVSEEDSLKHPLKTVTKKEAGTSALVSLLSNFLFFLSPVGLTILFGELTANKEKDPVKKASMAITSMSALSHATYLSGVIIPLIALGIPLSPVAVGPANALFNAPPVFTLDNNIHHLLSRSEFIFSILLAAVIASVVTYFIAMKYAQQMTAFVLKKIPHEAILGLFIGFILLLAYMDAGLINIFGVLLVGIVCGTLNNMGVNYGVQFMILYAAPWITAHLLF, encoded by the coding sequence ATGGATATTTCTTTGCTTTTGCAAATGCTGTTGGCGATTTTTGGTGCCATCGTTCTTTATACATTTATTGGTTTTGTTCCCGGTACGGATGAAACATCTGTACTGATGCCAGTCACACTGGCACTGGTTCTTTCTGGTGTAAAGCCGATTGTTGTTCTCACCTTCTTTATTGCAGCAATCATCACATTGAACCTCATGAATGCTATCCCTACTGCCCTTGTTGGGTTGCCGGGTGGTGTCATGTCAACACCAATGATTGAGCATGCCCTCTTTCTTAAGGACAAAGGATTGGCGGCAACGAGTATCAAAAAAATGGCGACTGGCTCAATCATCGGAACTGTCGTAGCTATTCCTGTCAGCCTTTTGCTGGCAAATATTTTGGCTCCTTTTTCTGAATCAGTTAAAGCCTACGCGTCCCTACTTTTCGTATTTGGTGCTGTTTTTCTGGCACTGATTGGAAAGAACAAATTATTCGCTTTACTCAGTATCATTCCACTAGCTCTTCTTTTCCAAGGGCTGCGTTATTTATACTGGGGTATCGGTGCCGTTCCTCAAGAAAAAAATGTAACAACTTCTTTCTTCTTGGGAATTACGATTGGTCCGTTAATCGTCTCTTTACTGGGTTTGCTAAACAAGCAAAAAAGAGACCAACTTCCTCGCCATGACAAAAAGAAAATTACTATAAAAAAAGTATCTGAAGAGGACAGCTTGAAGCACCCGCTGAAAACTGTAACAAAGAAAGAAGCAGGGACAAGTGCTCTCGTTTCATTACTATCTAATTTCCTTTTCTTTTTAAGCCCTGTTGGTTTAACTATTCTTTTCGGTGAGCTTACAGCGAATAAAGAAAAAGACCCTGTGAAAAAGGCAAGCATGGCAATCACTTCAATGAGTGCTCTTTCTCATGCAACCTATCTTTCAGGTGTGATCATTCCATTGATTGCCTTAGGGATTCCGCTTTCTCCTGTAGCTGTCGGACCAGCAAATGCACTGTTTAACGCGCCACCTGTTTTTACGCTAGACAACAATATTCATCACCTGCTTTCACGAAGTGAATTTATCTTTTCTATTTTATTAGCAGCAGTGATTGCTTCTGTTGTTACTTACTTTATTGCTATGAAATATGCACAGCAGATGACTGCTTTTGTACTGAAAAAAATCCCCCATGAAGCAATTTTAGGTCTGTTCATTGGCTTTATCCTATTGCTTGCCTATATGGATGCCGGCTTAATCAATATTTTTGGTGTTTTATTAGTCGGGATCGTATGTGGTACCTTGAACAATATGGGGGTCAATTACGGTGTCCAGTTTATGATTCTTTACGCAGCTCCTTGGATCACTGCGCACTTACTATTTTAA
- the opp3C gene encoding oligopeptide ABC transporter permease: protein METIDLNKVPDSVKNIPSDEFQLLDASTSKERERIVAPSLNFIQDSWRRLKKNKAAVISLAILIVVIIISIGSIWVSPHDPTKQNVSYINLPPRIPGLDAIDGLNGKAVVAGQVVDKYAQAKVPDNLNFYFGTDGLGRDVLSRLMMGTRVSLLIAFIAAILDITIGVTYGLISGLLGGRVDTVMQRILEVLSGIPNLVVMILMLTVFDPGILSIVLAMVVTNWISMARIVRAQTLKLKDQEFVLAAQTLGESRLKIAIKHILPNISSIIIVQMMFSIPSAIFFEAFLSFIGLGLRPPTASLGTLLNEGYKTFRFLPYLMWIPAATLSVIMICFNLLADGLRDALDPKMKE from the coding sequence ATGGAAACAATCGATTTGAACAAAGTACCTGATTCTGTTAAAAATATTCCTTCTGATGAGTTTCAGCTTTTAGATGCGTCAACATCAAAAGAAAGAGAACGAATCGTTGCGCCGTCACTGAATTTTATTCAGGATTCATGGCGCCGTTTGAAGAAAAATAAAGCGGCAGTTATTTCACTGGCTATTTTGATTGTCGTTATCATCATCTCTATTGGTTCAATTTGGGTATCTCCACATGATCCAACCAAACAAAATGTTTCGTATATCAACTTACCTCCGAGAATTCCGGGGTTAGATGCTATTGATGGCTTGAACGGAAAAGCTGTTGTTGCAGGACAAGTGGTCGATAAATATGCACAAGCAAAAGTTCCGGATAATCTGAATTTTTATTTCGGGACAGATGGATTAGGCCGTGATGTTCTTAGTCGTTTAATGATGGGGACACGTGTGTCATTATTGATCGCCTTTATTGCGGCAATTCTTGATATTACAATCGGGGTAACCTATGGCTTGATTTCAGGGTTACTGGGTGGACGTGTAGATACTGTGATGCAGCGTATTCTAGAAGTCCTTTCCGGTATTCCCAACTTAGTTGTTATGATTTTGATGCTTACTGTATTTGATCCAGGAATTTTATCTATTGTTCTTGCAATGGTGGTAACGAACTGGATTTCAATGGCTCGGATCGTTCGAGCCCAGACCTTGAAATTGAAGGATCAGGAATTTGTTTTGGCAGCCCAAACCTTGGGAGAATCTCGCTTGAAGATTGCCATTAAACACATCCTTCCGAATATTTCAAGTATAATCATTGTCCAAATGATGTTCAGTATTCCATCAGCGATCTTCTTCGAAGCATTCCTGAGTTTCATTGGATTGGGATTGAGACCGCCGACCGCTTCACTGGGTACATTACTGAATGAAGGATACAAGACATTCAGATTCTTGCCTTACCTGATGTGGATTCCGGCAGCAACATTATCTGTGATTATGATTTGTTTCAATTTACTGGCTGACGGTTTGCGTGATGCCTTAGATCCTAAGATGAAAGAGTAG
- the mvaD gene encoding diphosphomevalonate decarboxylase, protein MNIGKARAYTNIALIKYWGKKDDQLILPMNNSLSLTLDAFYTETSVLFTTELSADRFYLDGQLQNEQQTKKIGRFLDLVRHTYDVPLFAEINSHNFVPTAAGLASSASGLAALAGACSAALNLSLSPKELSKLARRGSGSACRSIFGGFAEWQKGDSDDTSYAIQVPSDSWEEELSMLFVLVNDAQKDISSRDGMKRTVETSVFYQGWLNAVTDDLATVKQAIGEKDFTRLGETVESNALRMHATTLGATPPFTYWSPDSLKAMNLVRICRQEGILCYFTMDAGPNVKVLVQKKDSKWLMARFAEQFSKNQLVLANAGPGIEILDSERSLTHD, encoded by the coding sequence ATGAACATCGGAAAAGCACGTGCGTATACAAATATTGCCTTAATCAAATATTGGGGAAAGAAGGACGACCAGCTTATTTTGCCGATGAATAACAGCCTTTCACTCACACTTGATGCTTTTTATACGGAGACTAGTGTCTTATTCACAACAGAATTATCAGCTGATCGCTTTTATTTAGATGGTCAATTACAGAATGAACAACAGACCAAGAAAATTGGCCGCTTTCTGGATCTTGTGCGTCATACTTATGATGTTCCCTTGTTTGCAGAAATAAATAGTCATAACTTTGTCCCTACAGCCGCTGGCCTGGCATCTTCTGCTAGTGGTCTAGCAGCTTTAGCCGGAGCTTGCAGTGCTGCATTGAATTTATCACTCTCACCGAAGGAATTATCCAAACTCGCTCGACGAGGATCAGGATCAGCTTGTCGGAGTATTTTCGGCGGCTTCGCTGAATGGCAGAAAGGCGATTCAGACGATACCTCCTACGCCATCCAAGTTCCTTCTGATTCCTGGGAAGAGGAACTATCTATGTTGTTCGTCTTAGTGAATGATGCGCAAAAAGATATTTCCAGTAGAGATGGTATGAAGCGCACTGTTGAAACCTCTGTTTTTTATCAAGGCTGGTTGAACGCCGTTACTGACGATTTAGCGACAGTCAAACAGGCAATCGGAGAGAAGGATTTCACTCGTTTAGGTGAAACGGTTGAATCAAATGCCTTGCGTATGCATGCAACAACACTCGGTGCAACACCACCATTTACGTATTGGTCCCCAGATAGTCTGAAGGCGATGAACCTCGTTCGTATTTGCCGCCAAGAAGGTATCCTCTGCTATTTCACAATGGATGCGGGACCGAACGTCAAGGTCCTTGTACAGAAGAAAGATAGCAAATGGTTAATGGCACGTTTTGCTGAACAATTCAGTAAAAATCAGCTAGTACTGGCTAACGCCGGACCAGGCATAGAAATACTTGATTCAGAAAGGTCGTTGACACATGATTGA
- a CDS encoding peptide ABC transporter substrate-binding protein: MKLKKSFALGTITLLSVGVLTACGGGSGSTDDSKSADSSSTKKASGEQIFRVIEQQEMPSADLSVATDVISFTALNNVYEGLYRLDLDNKVIIAGAAEMAEVNEDGTVYTVKLNEKSKWTDGEPVKAEDYVYGWQRTVDPATASEYGYMFAPVKNGEKIANGEAKPEELGIKAIGDYELEITLEQATPYFDYLLAFPSFFPQRKDIVEQHGKEYAATSENAVYNGPFVLDGFDGPGTDTEWSYKKNADYWDADTVQLDEVKISVVKEAPTSLNLFQDGQADDVILTGELAQQMAADPEYVIQKEASTQYLELNQIKDDSPFKNENLRKAISYSIDRDALVNSILGDGSVAPKGLVPADMSTNPDTDADFVEDAGDDITSDEKKAAEHWEKAKKELNIDSLEFDILSSDTDSSKKVTEYIQGAIQDALDGVKVTLSPVPFSVRLDRSNKGDFDVVMGGWGADYVDPSSFLDLFITDNSYNRGRYSNTEYDEYLKSAATTNANDPEKRWDDLVNAEKIITGEMGVIPLYQKAEGHMRSAKIKDVGFHPAGAQYDYKWTYVSE, translated from the coding sequence ATGAAGTTAAAGAAGTCATTTGCTTTAGGGACAATCACTTTACTTAGTGTAGGAGTATTAACTGCATGCGGAGGCGGCAGTGGTTCAACAGATGATTCAAAATCTGCAGATTCAAGCTCTACTAAAAAAGCGAGCGGAGAACAAATTTTCCGTGTAATCGAGCAACAAGAAATGCCTAGTGCCGATTTATCAGTTGCGACCGATGTAATCAGCTTTACTGCGTTGAACAATGTTTATGAAGGGTTATACAGATTAGACTTGGACAACAAAGTAATCATTGCTGGTGCCGCTGAAATGGCTGAAGTCAATGAAGATGGAACAGTTTATACCGTAAAACTGAATGAAAAGTCTAAATGGACAGATGGCGAGCCGGTAAAAGCAGAAGATTACGTTTATGGCTGGCAGCGTACAGTTGATCCTGCGACGGCTTCTGAGTATGGGTATATGTTTGCACCAGTAAAAAATGGTGAAAAAATTGCGAATGGCGAAGCGAAACCTGAAGAATTAGGAATCAAAGCAATCGGTGATTACGAGTTGGAAATCACACTTGAGCAAGCAACGCCTTACTTTGATTACCTGTTAGCGTTCCCTTCATTCTTCCCACAAAGAAAAGATATCGTGGAACAACATGGAAAAGAATATGCAGCAACAAGCGAAAATGCTGTTTATAATGGCCCGTTTGTACTAGACGGATTTGACGGACCTGGTACAGATACAGAATGGTCTTACAAGAAAAATGCAGACTATTGGGATGCTGATACTGTTCAATTAGATGAAGTGAAAATAAGTGTTGTTAAAGAAGCACCAACTTCATTGAACCTATTCCAAGACGGTCAAGCGGACGACGTAATCCTTACAGGTGAGTTAGCGCAACAAATGGCAGCAGACCCTGAATATGTAATTCAAAAAGAAGCATCAACACAATATTTAGAATTAAATCAAATTAAAGACGATTCACCATTCAAAAATGAAAACTTAAGAAAAGCCATTTCTTATTCTATCGATCGCGATGCATTGGTAAACTCAATTCTTGGTGATGGATCAGTAGCTCCGAAAGGCTTAGTACCAGCTGATATGTCTACTAATCCTGATACAGATGCTGACTTTGTAGAAGATGCTGGGGATGATATCACCTCTGACGAAAAGAAAGCAGCAGAACATTGGGAAAAAGCGAAAAAAGAACTGAATATCGATTCTCTTGAGTTTGACATTCTTTCTTCTGATACAGATTCTTCTAAGAAAGTAACAGAATACATCCAAGGTGCGATTCAAGATGCATTGGATGGCGTAAAAGTAACATTGAGTCCGGTACCATTCTCTGTACGTCTGGATCGCTCAAATAAAGGTGATTTTGATGTTGTAATGGGCGGCTGGGGTGCTGACTACGTTGATCCAAGTAGTTTCCTAGATCTGTTCATCACGGATAACTCTTACAACCGTGGACGTTACAGCAACACAGAATATGATGAGTACTTGAAATCTGCTGCAACAACAAATGCGAATGATCCTGAAAAACGTTGGGATGATTTAGTAAATGCAGAAAAAATCATTACAGGTGAGATGGGTGTCATTCCTCTTTATCAAAAAGCAGAAGGTCATATGCGCTCTGCGAAGATTAAAGACGTTGGTTTCCACCCAGCTGGAGCTCAATATGATTACAAGTGGACATACGTTTCAGAATAA
- the opp1B gene encoding oligopeptide ABC transporter permease Opp1B, whose protein sequence is MNSFGKYFLKRVFFMIITLWLIATLTFFLMQLLPGTPYTNQEKLSPETIAMLNKQSGLDKPVIVQYGIYLKNLVVGDFGISFQFKNQPVAKLLFNRIGPSVQLGGQAIIFGTFVGILLGIIAAMRQNTWVDTLATLLAILGRSIPNFVFAVLLQYIFAMKLGILPIAKWETFASTILPTIALAMSPMADSARFIRTEMVEVLHSDYVELARAKGLSRWQVAFRHGLRNSLIPLITLLGPLAVGLMTGSLVVENIFAIPGIGEQFVKSIMTNDYPTIMAVTILYSTMLVIVILVVDLLYGLIDPRIRVSGGDNS, encoded by the coding sequence TTGAACAGTTTTGGGAAGTATTTTCTTAAACGTGTTTTCTTCATGATAATCACATTGTGGTTAATCGCAACACTTACGTTTTTCCTAATGCAATTATTACCAGGTACACCATATACCAACCAGGAAAAACTAAGTCCAGAAACAATTGCCATGTTGAACAAGCAGTCCGGTCTGGACAAACCGGTCATCGTTCAATACGGAATCTATTTAAAAAATCTTGTAGTGGGTGATTTTGGGATTTCATTCCAATTTAAAAATCAGCCAGTAGCGAAACTCTTGTTTAATCGTATCGGTCCTTCTGTACAATTAGGTGGACAAGCGATTATATTCGGTACATTTGTAGGTATTCTATTAGGGATTATCGCAGCAATGCGTCAAAATACCTGGGTGGATACTTTAGCAACCCTACTTGCAATTTTAGGGCGGTCTATTCCAAACTTTGTTTTTGCGGTACTGCTTCAATACATTTTCGCAATGAAATTGGGCATACTGCCAATCGCAAAATGGGAGACCTTTGCTTCTACAATATTACCGACGATTGCTTTGGCGATGAGTCCTATGGCGGATTCGGCCAGGTTTATTCGAACCGAGATGGTCGAGGTCTTACATAGTGATTATGTAGAGTTAGCTCGTGCGAAAGGATTAAGCCGCTGGCAGGTGGCGTTCAGACACGGTTTAAGAAACAGCTTGATCCCGTTGATCACATTATTGGGACCTTTGGCTGTCGGCTTGATGACAGGCTCTCTTGTTGTTGAAAATATTTTTGCGATCCCTGGTATTGGGGAACAATTCGTTAAGTCGATCATGACTAATGACTATCCAACGATTATGGCAGTAACAATCCTTTATTCTACAATGCTAGTTATCGTTATTTTGGTTGTTGACTTGCTTTATGGCTTGATCGATCCAAGAATTCGTGTATCAGGAGGTGACAATAGCTAA